A single region of the Phoenix dactylifera cultivar Barhee BC4 unplaced genomic scaffold, palm_55x_up_171113_PBpolish2nd_filt_p 001131F, whole genome shotgun sequence genome encodes:
- the LOC120108027 gene encoding serine/threonine-protein kinase-like protein At5g23170, which yields MKDFSYENIEAATKGFSFEQLIGKGSHGSVYKGKLKGGKLVAVKKPLEGVRTLGDDPKLSNEIDILSSIKNSSVVNLIGVCHGPSGKFLIMDFMPNGSLHDLLHLLPDPPSWPRRAVMAIQIARAILSLHEAKPPIIHRDIKSANILIDRNWNARLADFSLAVRDDSSQSPVSTVPAGTIGYLDPCYTESGQLGPKSDVFSFGVVLLELISSRKVMDMDGDPSSIIAWAVPMIGSRRVAEVCDRRVALPDGMLRPIDRMLSIAVRCVSENVERRPLMGEVVGELQRVVEGIWWPIWGPVRRKITDRVRRCVRAWRRCAKKRVTTTKIACKDHLIDGGNHDCSDDGVSPSRKA from the coding sequence ATGAAGGACTTCAGCTATGAAAACATCGAAGCCGCCACCAAAGGCTTCTCTTTCGAGCAGCTAATTGGGAAGGGAAGCCATGGGAGTGTCTACAAAGGCAAGCTCAAAGGTGGAAAGCTCGTAGCAGTGAAGAAGCCACTGGAAGGGGTCCGAACTCTCGGAGATGACCCAAAATTAAGTAACGAGATCGACATACTTTCGTCCATAAAGAATTCGAGTGTCGTCAATCTAATAGGAGTCTGTCACGGTCCATCAGGCAAGTTTCTCATCATGGACTTCATGCCCAATGGCTCGCTTCAtgatctcctccacctccttccaGACCCGCCTTCTTGGCCTCGGCGTGCCGTCATGGCCATCCAGATCGCCCGTGCCATTCTCTCACTCCACGAGGCGAAGCCTCCCATCATCCACCGAGATATCAAGTCGGCCAACATTTTGATAGACCGCAACTGGAACGCGAGGCTCGCCGACTTCAGCCTTGCAGTCAGGGACGATAGCTCGCAGTCACCAGTTTCCACAGTACCGGCAGGAACCATAGGTTACTTGGATCCATGCTACACGGAGTCGGGACAGTTGGGCCCAAAGAGCGATGTGTTCAGCTTTGGGGTGGTGTTATTGGAGCTCATCAGCTCTAGGAAGGTGATGGACATGGACGGCGATCCTTCCTCGATCATCGCATGGGCTGTGCCGATGATCGGATCTCGTCGGGTAGCGGAGGTTTGCGATCGGAGGGTGGCATTGCCCGATGGCATGCTGAGGCCAATCGATCGGATGCTAAGTATTGCAGTGCGGTGCGTTTCGGAGAATGTAGAGAGGAGGCCATTGATGGGGGAGGTTGTAGGGGAGTTGCAAAGGGTGGTGGAAGGTATTTGGTGGCCAATTTGGGGTCCTGTAAGGAGAAAGATCACTGATAGAGTCCGTAGATGTGTTCGAGCTTGGAGGAGGTGTGCGAAGAAGAGGGTGACAACAACAAAGATCGCGTGCAAGGACCACTTGATTGACGGTGGGAACCATGATTGCAGTGATGATGGAGTGAGTCCAAGTAGGAAGGCATGA